The genomic segment cacaaccACAATTAAACCAAGGTCGAACGTCCAAGATCCAAACCGAACACataaagccgaacgctcaagattggTATCCAAGAGTTCCATGTTAAGAACGAACGCGTATACCTACTAATATCTCAATACCGAACACTCAATTCAAACACCAATAATCCGGACAtgataaggacgaacgttttgatACTTAGTCGAACCCCTAGGTCACTTTGCCGAACGACATTAAAAGAAGCCTGACCGAACGACATAAATCAACAGCTAACTGAACGGTACTAGAATCAAAACTTAACCGATCAGCAGAAACTaacgaccgaacgctcattagtCAATATTATCCAAGGCCGTTCGTTCAGGATTCAAAACTTAAGAATCAGCAACTTAAAAACCGAACGCCCACTTATACCCAAAATCGAACGCTAACTTatacccaaaaccgaacgctcatttaTACCCAAacaccgaacgctcacttacaaacaaaaaccgaacgctcactttcACCCAAAAACAGAACGCTCGCTTAcacccaaaaaccgaacgctcacttatactCAAAACCGAATGCCCACTTATTcccaaaagccgaacgctcacttatactCAAAACTGAACACCCACTTATGcccaaaagccgaacgctcccttatacccaaaaccgaacgctcaattatactcaaaaccgaacgttcaggaTTCAAAcctaaaattctctttttaagaaCGAACGACTGCAATCACTAATactcaaaaccgaacgcccgAGATTACTTCTTGTGGATGCCAATttagggacgaacgctcaagttGAAACCTAGAATATCAATTGATAACGAACGCTCATAATCTGTACAATGCGAATACTAAACTAAGTACGAACGTCCAACATCTCTGGATAAATATCATTGACGAACGTCTAACATTTAACTAACATAAGGACGAACGCTGCCTTCGTTACACGAGAATACAAAACCGGACGCTCACAGATCAAGCCCAGAACGAACGTAACGCTCGTAATTGGAGGAggcaagaccgaacggttaaatTGTCCATCTGAGGACAAGTTGAGCGAACGCTTGTTCTACACGTTAtaatttggccgaccactatttggtcgagcaccaATTGGACGGACGTTCTAAGTTGGCTGATTAGGGCGGACGCTCAGAATAattaccgaacgttcagaaattgGACGACCGTCAAGCaccaattggacgaacgtccaattttcaccaaaattgaACGTTcgcgcattctgcagaattgcgCAGATTCCAGAGAAGACCCAGAAACCCCTaacttcatccccttcttcccaaaATTTACCCAGATTTGCAGCAAACACAAAATATCTCaaaattaaaggaaataaatcaaactccccttacctcatgAAGACTTCCATGTAAATTTTGGGATCTATCTCCTCCCAGATGTGCAGATCAAGATCTCCTTGCAACCTCAACAATTCTTCACTTCCTCTCCCAGATCTTGCTGCAAGGACTCTCCTCTCACCAGATGCCCAACCCAGATCCTCCTCTCAGCCCTTCAGAAGTTGGTACAGCTTCCCAAGGGTGCTCTTTGGACGGCTGgaaatggaaggaaggaagggTTCCCTTCTTCTGGAAGCTCTCCCTCATGCCAAAAATGAGACTCTCTCTTTTGCAAAGCTTCTCCCGTAAATGCACCTCCAATAATTACTTCTTAATAATGAAAAAGGTGGGTAACCACCATGTCCCCATCATTCCTAAAAATACGGGTCTTACAGAGAACAAGAAatatgttgttaattttttttttgactttttattataatatgttaaaagcTTTAATTGGAATATAAAAgagtaaatatgtttttaatttataacttttgaggtgaaattataatttgtttatgttttaaattttaataagttcaaattttaagagtgaataaatataatatttttaattcaactttTAGGATGATTTTTGAGTAGTTATCATGGTTTTATATGTTTCGGCTCAAATATCCATTTAGAATATCGTTTAACAAgctcaaaaaattattatgttaaaagagttatatttaagttttagaactaaaatatatcaaaattcagatttaaatgttaatttaaaacataGTTCAACaggttaaaaaattaatgtcgtgttaaaaatattatattatttgttttttaaatttaagaatcaaaatatattaaaatttaaaataagaatgaatctaatatgttaaaaagttatttttaataaaagtatatcatttatacaaaatgatatatttggtctcaattaaaataagataacgttaattcattttaaaattaaatatatatatatatatatatatatatatatatatatatatatatatatatatatatatatatatatatatatagaaaacacAGTAGAAATCACTTGATTTTGATATTgacatttgatattttgatattgacATTGATAATGTCACTTATTATCTCAAGAATCTTACACTTGAGtaccaaaaaaaattacaacttttttttaaattgttaaaaattaaattttgtaataaaagttataaaaaaaacacataaacacGTACTATTATGCCgttagtaattttttaaaatacataattgagacattttgttgaaaaaaaagttaaatgaatactaaattaaaacttctcaactaaataaataattaaatcatttgtTTATATGTTAAACTTtgataagtttttaaatttaaaagtaaaaaaaatatagtctTTCTAGCTCAATTCTTAGAGTgacttttgaattatttatatccTAActcaaatgttattttaaaacattttttatcaaaCTCAAACATATTAATGTCTTGTGTTAAGAAGACTATATTTAtatgttctttaaatttaaaatccaaaataaaaaaaatcacataataaatgtaaaacaagcctttaattaaatttgtaaatttcgTACTGAacaaagattttatttattaccacaaataaataaattttgaactcTTTTTCTCAACAGTTCGTTTAAAACTTAtcgataattatttttttgtaacattttaaattttataataatttttcgtTGTTTCAGACTGCGGTTCCCTTGTTTCCGcgtatatatatacttaaaaattaaGCATCGAAGGAGGGAGAAGGAGAAAAATCTTCGAATCTTGTTCCCATCTCTTAACTCCAACGCAATTGCTGTTTGGATCACAGTCCCTTCGATTCCTCCTGTGTATGCACATCATCTCTTCTCTAATTGTTCACGGATCAATGCGTGTTCCATTGTTTCTTGAAACAAATGAAgtctaaattttctttcttttggaaaaatagaaaatgggTATTCcaaattcttctttttttctgaaCTCAGTTTCAATTTCTGGGCAAGTCCCTGCTATTTTCTGCTCTTAGGGAAATTTAGCGGGAGCAAGATCTgctgttatttattttttccatgCAATTCTTCAGTGAAGTTGTCTATTTTTTATTGAGCGTCTCAAAGGGTGTCTCATCCAGAAATCCAAGGATCTAAACTCTTAGTTCATTGAAAATTTCCTATTCTCAGTTGGCAGCATACTATGTGTGGTAGGAAAGCAAATTGTGATGATCTTATAAGCTTTAGAATCACTAGTTGTAAGCAAAGTTTAAGCTTCTGATGTGTTATAAGTGAAATTAAGTTAAACTTTGGTTCTTCAGAACCATCATTTTTAGAGtgatttgaatgttttttttcttatatttttcagtaTTACTTTTAAAGAAATCCATTTCTTTTCCTAGTTTACAAGTTatcaaaatatagtaaaaattctATTCGTACAATATGatgttaatttgaatttttattcaCTTTCCTAGTTTGGAAACTTCGCTACAAGGATAGATTATGTATCTGTTGAACCAATGACTAATGTCACATTCCAATGACTAACTCTATTCGTACAATATGATGTTAATTTTGTTCACTTTCCTAGTTTAGAAATTTCGCTACAAGGATAGATTATGTAACTGTTGAAACAATGACTAATGTCACATTCTACCTGTAAAAAATCTACATTCTTCCCGTTGATGTTCTGAGTCTTTCTTTGTTAGCTTcgtattcttatatttttctgcTTGGCGTAAGAAAGGTGATATTTGTATACGtgaatttgaattatatatttgtgGATTTTATATCTGTTAAGCTGATGTTAGTGTATTTGTTTGGTCTTGTCACGTGCAGCAAAGCCCAAAAATGGAGGGGACTGTTTTCGGTCCTGCACTGAAAGAACTTGAGCATGTAAAGTCTGAGCATGGAGAAATTTTGAGCAAGCATTTCTTGGAAGTGTGCAAGCACATATTGCCAGTAATAGGTGTGTCTTGTTCATTACCTTGTTATTAGctcttaaaagaaagaaataatagaTGCTAACATTTTGCGAGTGTTTCCTCCATATATATTTTGTCCTTTTTAATGGTTAGGGATAATCCaattatccttttttttaatctgtgGTGTATTAAATGACACTATATCCgctaaatttaaatgaattatcaCCTCTTTGAGCCAGGTAAGATGCATAAGGTGAGCTTTTCCATGGTGTACTTTTGTTGATCCTGCTCTGTTAGCATTCATccagagattttttttttctcatcaataCAAATGTGTAAAATGTTTTGattgcttttaattttgttttcttggtcTCTTAGGTATCTATATTCTAGATCCATGACTATTAATGTGCAGAAGTGATTTTTATCTTACAGTCCTACTAACTCTACAACTGCGGCATATTAAACACCAATAGATTGTGAACCATTGCATCCTGGTTTAGTGCTTGTTTAAGCATAAACGGATACATGTGTCTTGGATAAAAGAGCTAACAATTTTCTTGTAACAGATAAGTTTGGAACTGCTTTGGCCCTTGTTAAATCTGACATAGGTGGCAACGTATCGGTATGTTTTTGTGAACTGTTCTATCCGACTCTAATGATATTGTATACTTTGTCAGATGATTTGCTGCAGCTTTGAATATATtattcttcacttcttcttgTGGTAACATGGTATGGCTACATGTATCCTATAGTGTTTGATTGTGAttcattttgatttaatttgtgGGTTTCTATctaatttacataaaatatttttcatttgaactTTTATCAATTATAAGTGTGTACATTATCTAAGCCTTGGGATCATATGATTTGTTCTAATTCTATACCTCTCTGATTTTCTCGACAGAGATTGGAAACTATGTATTCCTCCAATCCATCCAGATTCAACTACCTCTACAGTTTGGTACAGGTGGAGGTTGAAACTAAAACTGCTAAATCATCATCTAGTTGCACCAATGGGCTTCTTTGGCTGACAAGGTAATAAACATCATGCAGTTGCATTTAACTTGTGTTTTCATGTAGGAAGTTTGACTAGCCAACAGGTTAAagattagataaaaaaaatgccTCTATACTTAGAAACAAATTTCTGGAAGAAATCTCAACTCTCAAGAGTCCCTTGAGGCATGCTTTCCAAAATTTGGATCTTAATGTGACTTGAAACTGGCCATAACATGCATGTGTAGATACAAGTATGTTTAACATCACAAATTTGCCTTGATGCTTGTATGTAACTTATGTTGTGGATGAGCACAGACTGCTGTCTCTTTTTTCTGGTTGGAGATCTGACATGACTAGAAATAAGGTGAATTTACAATTTATAAGTggtacaaacctcaccttacaaactggttttgaaaagttaaattaaGCTTAAAGTCTACTTTTTAAGACTTCTAAATGATTATAACCATAACTCGTATCTAGTCTGTTTGAAATAAATGGAAAACTAGTATTGTAGGTCACAGGTTTGGAGTcacgtgatttttattaagtaaaacTGAACATGTGGAATGGTGATTCAGCAGGACAAATAATAGAACAAACTTTGAGGTGAAAATTGGAGGTCATTTCATACCACAAGCTACATGGTTTAGTTACCTTAGTTTTTTCTCCACAAACTGGTAGAAAAACAAGGGGAGatgtaaattataaaatttaaagtgggtggatgaatttaaaaaatgctTTAGGTCTATTGTGACCAAAGGAGCTTATCATGCTTACTGAAATTTTGTGAGCTAAGGTACTGAGTGAGGAAAAGAATagagaaaagtgaaaaatacgTCTTGATACTGTGATGTTTTACAAACTTACAAGGTGATGATGTTGTCCATAAATCCTAAAGTTACTTATACTAATAGTAATCCTAACTagatattaaacaaataatgaTACTAGAAAACATggaaacaaataaaatagataGAATAACCCTAAGAATTAATCTCAaagataacataaaatattCTAAGATGCAATCTTCATATTCTTTAGAGTTGACAAAATGAGTCAACTAACTAGACTATTTTGAACCAAACTGGTAACAAGTAGAGCTTGAGTTTATGTTAAGTCAAAAGTAAATGTGGACCCGTTTTACCCTGATCTAATAAAAAACTGCAGAAAGCTAAAAAGTTATTCATGTTTTTACTGGGTTTATGCTCCATTTTGGAGACATAAATTGTTACGATCTAAGATAggggtaataataagggttggaaagtatatgagcagaaagaatatttagtataagttaattagagtaa from the Vigna angularis cultivar LongXiaoDou No.4 chromosome 3, ASM1680809v1, whole genome shotgun sequence genome contains:
- the LOC108324285 gene encoding glycolipid transfer protein 1; this encodes MEGTVFGPALKELEHVKSEHGEILSKHFLEVCKHILPVIDKFGTALALVKSDIGGNVSRLETMYSSNPSRFNYLYSLVQVEVETKTAKSSSSCTNGLLWLTRAMDFLVALFRNLVEHEDWTMYQACTDSYNKTLKKWHGWLASSSFSVVMKLAPSRKKFMEVIGGTGDINADIGKFCTTFSPLLEENHKFLARFGLDDMKAS